In the Pseudomonadota bacterium genome, GAGGGGACAATCCACGCTGTCTGAGGACAAAGTCCGAGTTCGTGGATTGAGCGAGGACGGGGCATTTAGTGGGTAAATCCCGCTATGGGCGGGATGAAGCCGCGCGGAGCGGAGTACGAAGGGAACGGTGTTCTGAGAGGTAAACTATTTGTGCAAGAGCCCGTAAAGAGTTGCCCCTATGATTATACTTGACATGCGGTCTGAATTTGGTATCATAAAAAGACTGGAGGTGAGATAAATGAATATTTCAAAAGATATAAAACCTATAACCTATCTTAAATCAAAAACTGCTGATCTATTAAAGCAAATAAATGAAACGCATTGCCCTGTAATCATCACGCAAAATGGAGAGCCCAGAGCAGTCCTTCAAGACCCTATAAGTTATGAAAATATGCGCAATGCTTTGGGGATGTTAAAGATTATATCAATAGGAGAAGAGGAAATTAAAAATAACAAAGTCAAAACCCAGAGGGAAGTATTTAAAAATTTAGAAAAAATATTAAAAGAACATGAAACAAAAATATAAGGTAATATGGTCCAATACCGCTGAAAATGATTTGACAGAGATAATTGAATATATTGCCAAAGATAACTTCTCTAATGCCGTAAAAATTTTAATGAAAATAAAAGAGAA is a window encoding:
- a CDS encoding type II toxin-antitoxin system Phd/YefM family antitoxin; the encoded protein is MNISKDIKPITYLKSKTADLLKQINETHCPVIITQNGEPRAVLQDPISYENMRNALGMLKIISIGEEEIKNNKVKTQREVFKNLEKILKEHETKI